The following proteins come from a genomic window of Stigmatopora nigra isolate UIUO_SnigA chromosome 9, RoL_Snig_1.1, whole genome shotgun sequence:
- the gata6 gene encoding transcription factor GATA-6 has translation MDLGGSGWSMVKREVSSSPGSPATEPSYLQPGDESRRRSGGGGVGGGDHSPPDELRTPPGELEALGVGGRALQLHPHPHPYAHFGQHGEDVPLFTDLDQGGKLVLSGGSGAHKAAVLVDPSDMYQTLAIATVGSQSGYDSSPGGYMHSSPSSPVYVPTSRVGAMIPGLPYLSSGGGSAQAGVGGVGVGVGVGHGHGHAVSSGSHSLWSQPAPESPASYGTGSPHASSGRFHYPPSPPMNNGAGRDVGYGNALNAANRAEQYGLSRQLGGGYPGAYSPYVGPQLSQLPSPWTGGPFDNGMLHTLQGRAAPLIRGPNGVSELLDDMSESRECVNCGSISTPLWRRDGTGHFLCNACGLYSKINGLSRPLIKPQKRTSTSRRIGLSCANCQTSTTTLWRRNAEGEPVCNACGLYTKLHGVPRPLAMKKEGIQTRKRKPKTLNKTKGGSGSSNSVAMTPTSTSSSNSEDCSKNGSPSTQVSSSAPPISGEASALKYPDGLYGAVGLAQATDVGSVRGEPWCPMALA, from the exons ATGGACCTGGGCGGAAGCGGCTGGTCCATGGTCAAGCGAGAAGTATCCAGCAGTCCAGGCTCCCCGGCGACCGAGCCGAGCTACCTGCAGCCCGGCGACGAGAGCCGACGacggagcggcggcggcggcgtcggcggtGGCGATCACTCCCCGCCGGACGAGTTGAGGACTCCCCCGGGTGAGCTGGAGGCGCTAGGCGTGGGCGGCCGAGCTCTCCAgctccacccccacccccacccgtACGCCCATTTCGGACAACACGGCGAGGACGTGCCGCTCTTTACGGATCTAGACCAAGGCGGCAAGCTGGTGCTGTCAGGCGGCTCGGGGGCACATAAGGCCGCGGTCTTGGTGGACCCGTCAGACATGTACCAGACGTTGGCCATCGCCACGGTCGGGAGCCAGAGCGGATACGATTCCTCCCCGGGGGGTTACATGCACTCCAGCCCTAGTTCACCGGTATACGTACCCACGTCCCGGGTGGGTGCCATGATTCCCGGCTTGCCCTACCTGTCGTCCGGCGGCGGCTCGGCTCAAGCCGGAGTTGGCGGCGTTGGTGTGGGCGTCGGAGTCGGCCACGGCCACGGCCACGCCGTCTCATCGGGAAGCCACTCGCTGTGGTCCCAGCCTGCCCCGGAGAGTCCGGCGTCATACGGCACGGGGAGCCCGCACGCCTCGTCTGGTCGCTTCCACTACCCACCCAGTCCGCCCATGAACAACGGAGCCGGCCGGGATGTGGGCTACGGCAACGCGCTGAATGCGGCCAACCGGGCCGAGCAATATGGGCTCTCCCGGCAACTCGGTGGCGGCTACCCGGGGGCCTACTCGCCCTATGTCGGGCCGCAGCTCTCGCAGCTACCGTCGCCCTGGACCGGAGGTCCATTCGACAACGGCATGCTGCACACCTTGCAAGGGAGGGCAGCACCTTTGATTCGGGGACCCAATGGAG TTTCCGAGCTTCTGGACGACATGTCGGAAAGCCGAGAGTGCGTCAACTGCGGCTCCATCTCCACGCCGCTGTGGCGACGCGACGGCACGGGCCACTTTCTCTGCAACGCTTGTGGCCTCTACAGCAAGATCAACGGACTCAGCAGGCCGCTCATCAAGCCGCAAAAACGCACG TCGACATCACGGCGGATCGGCCTGTCCTGCGCCAACTGCCAGACTAGCACCACCACGTTGTGGCGTAGGAACGCCGAAGGGGAGCCCGTGTGCAACGCCTGTGGTCTCTACACCAAATTACATGGG GTACCACGGCCACTGGCCATGAAGAAAGAAGGCATCCAGACCAGAAAAAGGAAGCCCAAAACGCTGAATAAAACTAAAGGGGGATCAG GAAGTAGCAACTCCGTTGCCATGACGCCTACGTCCACATCGTCATCCAATTCTGAAGACTGCTCCAAAAACGGCTCTCCTTCTACACAG GTCAGCTCGTCGGCTCCGCCCATTTCGGGAGAGGCTTCGGCGCTGAAGTACCCGGACGGGCTTTACGGCGCCGTGGGCCTGGCGCAGGCCACCGACGTGGGCTCGGTGAGGGGGGAGCCCTGGTGCCCCATGGCTTTGGCTTGA